One Pantoea trifolii DNA segment encodes these proteins:
- the mgrA gene encoding L-glyceraldehyde 3-phosphate reductase, which translates to MSAFPHPERYQQMQYRRSGRSGLKLPAISLGLWHNFGDSTRVDNSRELLRHAFDRGITHFDLANNYGPPPGSAESNFGRILREDFQGLRDELVISTKAGYTMWDGPYGDWGSRKYLISSLDQSLKRMGLEYVDIFYHHRPDPETPLEETMRALDQVVRQGKALYAAISNYPADKAAEAIAILRDLGTPCLIHQPRYSMFERTPEQGLLDVLGDNGVGCIAFSPLAGGVLTDRYLQGIPQDSRIASGSKFLNENQLTQEKMEKVRQLQAIAQQRGQKLAQMALSWVLRDARVTSVLIGASKTAQIDDAVEMLSQPVLSQDEIDTIHNILV; encoded by the coding sequence ATGAGTGCTTTTCCCCATCCCGAACGTTATCAACAGATGCAATACCGTCGCAGTGGCCGTAGCGGCTTGAAGTTACCGGCGATTTCGCTGGGTTTGTGGCATAACTTTGGCGACAGTACACGCGTTGATAACAGCCGTGAACTGCTGCGCCACGCCTTTGATCGCGGCATCACCCATTTCGATCTCGCCAATAATTACGGCCCACCGCCGGGATCGGCTGAATCTAACTTTGGTCGCATTCTGCGCGAGGATTTTCAGGGGCTGCGCGATGAGCTGGTGATCTCAACCAAAGCCGGTTACACCATGTGGGACGGCCCATACGGCGATTGGGGTTCACGTAAGTATCTGATTTCCAGCCTCGATCAAAGCCTGAAGCGCATGGGACTTGAGTACGTTGATATCTTCTATCACCATCGTCCCGATCCCGAAACGCCGCTGGAAGAGACCATGCGCGCGCTGGATCAGGTGGTACGTCAGGGCAAAGCGCTGTATGCCGCTATCTCTAACTATCCGGCAGACAAAGCCGCCGAAGCGATTGCGATTCTGCGCGACCTCGGCACGCCATGCCTAATCCACCAGCCGCGTTATTCAATGTTTGAACGTACGCCAGAGCAGGGTTTGCTGGATGTGCTGGGCGATAACGGCGTCGGTTGTATCGCCTTCTCGCCGCTGGCGGGTGGCGTGTTAACCGACCGCTATTTGCAGGGCATTCCGCAAGATTCGCGCATCGCCAGCGGCAGTAAGTTCCTGAATGAAAACCAGTTAACGCAAGAGAAGATGGAAAAAGTGCGCCAGCTGCAGGCGATTGCCCAACAGCGCGGCCAGAAACTGGCGCAGATGGCGCTGAGCTGGGTGTTGCGCGATGCGCGTGTTACTTCGGTGCTGATTGGCGCCAGCAAAACTGCGCAAATTGATGATGCGGTTGAGATGTTGAGCCAGCCGGTGCTGAGCCAGGACGAGATCGACACCATCCACAATATCTTAGTGTAA
- a CDS encoding DUF2502 domain-containing protein has product MKRAILFAALLATLSPLAISTAQADSATINLGPGVTLHLGDRDRHGNYWDGGHWREPRWWNDRYRYDEHRWWRHEEWKRHRAYERERERRWHERERRDHWRHDHRHDDRRDHRDHHHH; this is encoded by the coding sequence ATGAAACGTGCCATTTTGTTTGCCGCCTTGCTGGCAACTTTATCCCCGTTGGCTATCAGCACAGCACAAGCCGACAGCGCCACCATCAATTTGGGTCCGGGCGTTACGCTGCATCTCGGCGATCGCGATCGTCACGGCAATTACTGGGACGGCGGTCACTGGCGTGAACCGCGCTGGTGGAACGATCGTTATCGTTACGATGAGCATCGCTGGTGGCGTCATGAAGAGTGGAAGCGCCATCGCGCCTATGAACGTGAGCGCGAACGTCGCTGGCATGAACGTGAACGTCGTGACCATTGGCGTCACGATCATCGCCATGATGATCGTCGTGATCACCGCGATCACCATCATCACTAA
- a CDS encoding Nramp family divalent metal transporter: MLESRTAERAARGARKIKLALLGPAFIAAIGYIDPGNFATNIQAGAAYGYKLLWVVVWANVMAMLIQLMSAKLGIATGKNLAEHIRDRFPRPAVWFYWVQAEIIAMATDLAEFIGAALGFKLLLGISLLQGAVLTGIATYLILMLQSRGQKPLELVIGGLLLFVAAAYIVELFFSQPKVSELVVGMALPSLPTSDAVFLAAGVLGATIMPHVIYLHSALTQHGNKGSKAQRYSSTKLDVAIAMTIAGFVNLAMMATAAAAFHFSGHSSIVDLDQAYLTLQPLLGEAAAIVFGLSLVAAGLSSTVVGTLAGQVVMQGFIRFHIPLWFRRTITMLPSFIVIWAGWDPTRILVMSQVLLSFGIALALIPLLSFTGNRELMGDEMVNSRLMQNAGRLIVVLVIALNLYLLVGEALGW, from the coding sequence ATGCTAGAAAGCCGCACCGCTGAGCGCGCCGCTCGCGGAGCCAGAAAGATTAAACTCGCGCTGCTGGGTCCCGCTTTTATTGCGGCGATTGGCTATATCGATCCCGGCAACTTCGCGACCAACATTCAGGCCGGTGCCGCCTACGGCTACAAGCTGTTGTGGGTGGTGGTGTGGGCCAACGTTATGGCGATGCTGATCCAGCTGATGTCCGCCAAGCTCGGCATTGCCACCGGCAAAAATCTTGCAGAACACATCCGCGATCGCTTTCCGCGTCCGGCGGTGTGGTTCTATTGGGTGCAGGCGGAAATCATCGCCATGGCCACCGATCTCGCTGAATTTATCGGCGCGGCGCTCGGCTTCAAGCTGTTACTCGGCATTTCGCTGCTGCAGGGCGCGGTGTTAACCGGTATCGCAACTTACCTGATTCTGATGCTGCAAAGTCGCGGCCAAAAGCCACTGGAATTGGTGATTGGCGGCCTGCTGCTGTTTGTGGCGGCGGCGTATATCGTGGAGCTGTTTTTCTCCCAGCCGAAAGTCAGTGAGCTGGTGGTTGGCATGGCGCTGCCATCGTTGCCGACGTCGGACGCGGTCTTCCTCGCCGCTGGCGTGTTAGGTGCCACCATTATGCCGCACGTCATTTATCTGCACTCGGCGCTGACGCAGCACGGTAATAAAGGCAGCAAGGCGCAACGCTACAGCTCAACCAAACTGGATGTGGCGATTGCCATGACTATCGCTGGCTTTGTGAATCTGGCGATGATGGCAACCGCTGCTGCGGCATTTCACTTTAGCGGCCACTCCAGCATCGTCGATCTCGATCAGGCTTACTTAACGCTGCAACCGTTGTTGGGCGAAGCGGCGGCGATTGTGTTTGGTTTGAGTTTGGTGGCTGCCGGTCTCTCTTCAACCGTGGTCGGCACGCTGGCGGGACAAGTGGTGATGCAGGGCTTTATTCGTTTCCACATTCCGCTGTGGTTCCGCCGCACTATCACCATGTTGCCCTCATTTATTGTCATCTGGGCGGGCTGGGATCCCACGCGCATTCTGGTAATGAGCCAGGTGTTGCTGAGTTTCGGTATTGCGCTGGCGCTAATTCCGCTGTTGTCCTTCACCGGCAACCGCGAATTGATGGGTGATGAGATGGTGAACTCGCGCCTGATGCAGAATGCTGGACGGCTGATTGTGGTGCTGGTCATCGCCCTCAATCTCTACTTGCTGGTCGGCGAAGCGCTTGGTTGGTAA